In Synechocystis sp. PCC 6714, the following are encoded in one genomic region:
- a CDS encoding deoxyguanosinetriphosphate triphosphohydrolase, whose product MEWQQLLSRKRLGKQQLEEHQFERTSFLKDYDRIVYSTAFRRLKDKTQVFPLSKNADVRTRLIHSLEVSCVGRSLGRMVGDQIIKRHQLQAIEAADFGDILSAACLAHDIGNPPFGHAGEDAIQTAFQKWYARKNRSGALINPLEKADFDRFEGNAQGFRILTKLGLPHRPGGLQLTCTTLATFAKYPRESFIPQRTLARHPGKSLQKYGFFQAEKDLFTEVAETVGLIRRSPKVAWWCRHPLTFLMEAADDLCYSIVDLEDGFHMGYLPFAAVKDKLQSIADIDLNQYDGSEVETIKRLRAKAINRLVKEVAQIFLDHEPDILAGKFDQSLVALSCFSPQLKEIETITTNAVFHHANVVRIKIAGFEVLGDLLTDFLTATLEKQPRPKGKLLRFMLPPEHQVAADDDNYAKILKVTDYIAGMTDLQATLLYQQLRGISL is encoded by the coding sequence ATGGAATGGCAACAGTTACTTTCCCGCAAACGCCTTGGCAAACAACAGCTAGAGGAGCATCAATTTGAGCGCACTTCCTTCCTCAAGGACTATGACCGCATTGTCTATTCCACTGCTTTCCGTCGGCTGAAGGATAAAACCCAGGTTTTTCCGCTGTCCAAAAATGCCGATGTCCGCACCCGGCTGATCCACAGTTTGGAGGTGTCTTGCGTGGGCCGTTCCCTCGGGCGGATGGTAGGGGATCAAATCATTAAACGCCATCAACTCCAGGCGATCGAAGCGGCGGACTTTGGCGATATTCTTTCTGCGGCTTGTTTAGCCCACGACATTGGTAATCCCCCCTTTGGCCATGCGGGGGAAGACGCCATTCAAACGGCTTTTCAAAAATGGTATGCCCGCAAAAATCGCTCCGGTGCCCTAATTAATCCCCTGGAAAAAGCTGATTTTGACCGCTTTGAAGGCAATGCCCAAGGCTTTCGCATTTTGACTAAGCTGGGTTTGCCCCATCGCCCAGGGGGCCTGCAACTAACCTGCACTACCCTGGCTACCTTTGCCAAATATCCCCGGGAATCTTTCATTCCCCAAAGAACCCTGGCCCGCCATCCCGGCAAAAGTCTACAAAAATACGGTTTTTTCCAAGCTGAAAAAGATCTATTCACTGAAGTAGCGGAAACCGTGGGTCTCATTCGGCGATCGCCAAAGGTCGCTTGGTGGTGTCGCCATCCCCTCACGTTTTTGATGGAAGCAGCGGACGACCTGTGTTATTCCATCGTCGATCTAGAAGATGGTTTTCATATGGGCTATCTGCCCTTTGCAGCGGTCAAAGATAAGCTACAAAGCATTGCTGACATTGACTTAAACCAGTACGACGGCAGTGAAGTGGAAACGATCAAACGATTGCGGGCTAAAGCCATTAATCGACTGGTGAAAGAAGTAGCACAAATTTTCCTTGACCATGAGCCGGATATTCTGGCGGGAAAATTTGACCAATCCTTGGTGGCTTTGAGTTGTTTTTCTCCCCAACTAAAGGAAATTGAAACCATAACCACCAATGCAGTTTTTCACCATGCCAATGTGGTTAGGATAAAAATTGCTGGCTTTGAAGTATTAGGGGATTTATTAACGGATTTCCTCACTGCCACGTTGGAGAAACAACCCCGACCTAAAGGGAAACTACTTAGATTCATGTTGCCCCCAGAGCACCAAGTAGCCGCCGACGACGATAACTATGCCAAAATTCTGAAAGTAACCGATTACATTGCCGGTATGACAGATTTGCAAGCTACTTTACTGTACCAACAATTGCGAGGAATTTCCTTGTAA
- a CDS encoding DUF1361 domain-containing protein, with translation MELIISWLRLSWQVLAINGDRIAWNTFLAVIPLVLSVWLFRWQNPQRKPWPRSPLWWVIFTIFVAFLPNAPYILTDIIHYFRLVRQGIPTSVMIFTATPQFFFFLNVGWQCYVMSLLNVGYYLGQRQWSAWIFPMELMAHVLSAIGIYLGRFLRLNSWHVVTDPKDVGQNLAQTLSHHRPLLAISVTVVVLTIFYWLTKQINLGLVLRWQQVQSRRPQQY, from the coding sequence ATGGAGCTGATTATCTCTTGGCTGCGGCTGTCTTGGCAGGTATTGGCCATTAATGGCGATCGCATTGCCTGGAACACTTTTTTGGCCGTTATTCCCCTAGTGCTAAGCGTTTGGTTATTCCGTTGGCAAAATCCGCAACGAAAACCCTGGCCCCGATCGCCACTGTGGTGGGTAATTTTTACTATATTTGTGGCTTTTTTGCCCAATGCCCCCTACATTCTGACGGATATCATCCACTATTTTCGTTTGGTGCGGCAGGGTATACCCACTAGCGTCATGATTTTCACCGCTACGCCCCAATTTTTTTTCTTTTTAAATGTGGGTTGGCAATGCTATGTCATGTCTTTGCTCAACGTCGGTTATTACCTGGGGCAACGGCAATGGTCAGCCTGGATTTTCCCCATGGAGTTAATGGCCCATGTGCTCTCGGCGATCGGGATTTATCTGGGTCGATTTCTGCGCTTAAACAGTTGGCATGTGGTCACTGACCCCAAAGATGTGGGGCAAAATTTAGCCCAAACCCTTTCCCATCACCGTCCCCTCTTAGCCATTAGCGTCACTGTGGTGGTTTTGACCATTTTTTATTGGCTGACCAAACAAATTAATCTTGGCTTAGTTTTGCGCTGGCAACAGGTGCAGTCCCGTCGTCCCCAACAGTATTAA
- a CDS encoding response regulator transcription factor has product MSHRVLVVEEEEKLARFMELELKYEGYDVTVARDGLKGFTLAQEFPPDLIIVDGNLPGLSGLDLCRRLREMGSRIPIILITAKDDVEERVMGLDAGADDYIVKPFNANEFFARLRVQLRRTHTETDEILQFADLRFNRSTREIQRGDRLIDLTAKEFELLDYLLSHARQVLTREQILERVWGYDFTGDSNIIEVYIRYLRLKLEAAGEPRLIQTVRGVGYVLRD; this is encoded by the coding sequence ATGAGTCACCGTGTTTTGGTTGTGGAAGAGGAAGAAAAGTTAGCCCGATTTATGGAGTTGGAGCTCAAGTATGAAGGCTATGATGTCACCGTGGCTAGGGATGGTCTCAAGGGCTTCACCTTAGCCCAGGAATTTCCCCCGGATTTAATCATTGTGGATGGCAACCTGCCGGGATTATCGGGACTAGACCTCTGCCGACGGTTGCGGGAAATGGGCAGTCGCATTCCGATTATTTTGATCACCGCCAAGGACGACGTGGAAGAAAGGGTGATGGGGCTGGATGCTGGAGCCGATGACTATATTGTCAAACCCTTTAATGCCAATGAATTCTTTGCCCGCCTCCGGGTGCAATTACGGCGCACCCACACGGAAACCGACGAAATTTTACAATTTGCCGATCTGCGCTTTAACCGTAGTACGAGGGAAATTCAAAGGGGCGATCGCCTGATTGATCTCACCGCCAAGGAATTTGAGTTATTAGACTATCTCCTCTCCCATGCCCGCCAGGTGTTAACCAGAGAACAAATTTTGGAACGGGTCTGGGGATACGACTTTACGGGGGATTCCAACATTATTGAAGTTTATATCCGCTACCTGCGATTAAAGTTAGAGGCGGCGGGGGAACCCCGTTTAATCCAGACCGTGCGGGGGGTAGGCTATGTGCTGAGGGATTAG
- the alaS gene encoding alanine--tRNA ligase, which translates to MTTTPPVLSGPEIRQQFLNFFADRQHQILPSASLVPEDPTVLLTIAGMLPFKPIFLGQKPAEFPRATTAQKCIRTNDIENVGRTARHHTFFEMLGNFSFGDYFKSQAIAWAWELSTQVFQLPPEQLVVSVFEEDDEAFAIWRDEIGIPAHRIQRMGADDNFWVSGPTGPCGPCSEIYYDFHPELGDEKLDLEDDSRFIEFYNLVFMQYNRDNTGNLTPLEKKNIDTGMGLERMAQILQKVPNNYETDLIFPIIQTAASIAGIDYAQADEKTKISLKVIGDHVRSVVHMIADGIGASNLGRGYVLRRLIRRVVRHGRLLGITGEFTTKVAATAIELAQPVYTNVLERKTLIEQELQREEAAFLKTLERGEKLLADLMAEGVKEIAGVDAFTLYDTFGFPLELTQEIAEEQGITVDVEGFEIAMQEQQERSKAAHETIDLTVQESLDKLANHIHPTEFLGYTDLQSSAVVKAVLIAGELVEQAQAGQTVQIVLDQTPFYGESGGQIGDQGFLNGDNLLIRIEDVKRESGIFIHFGRVERGIVQVGTTITATIDRACRRRAQANHTATHLLQSALKKVVDENISQAGSLVDFNRLRFDFNSPRAVTTEELKQIEDLINQWIAEAHGTEVAVMPIAEAKAKGAIAMFGEKYGAEVRVIDVPGVSLELCGGTHVANTAEIGLFKIVAETGIAAGVRRIEAVAGPSVLDYLNVREAVVKELGDRLKAKPEEIPDRVSNLQQELKATQKELEAVKQELALRKSDQLIAQAQTVGAFKLLVADLGNIDPESLKTAAERLQQKLGESAVVLASIPEEGKVSLVAAFSPQLVKTKQLKAGQFIGQIAKIVGGGGGGRPNLAQAGGKDASKLPEALATAEQMLLSALP; encoded by the coding sequence ATGACCACCACCCCGCCCGTCCTCAGCGGCCCCGAAATTCGTCAACAGTTCTTAAATTTCTTTGCCGATCGCCAGCATCAAATTTTGCCCAGTGCATCCCTGGTGCCGGAGGACCCCACGGTATTGTTAACCATTGCGGGGATGTTGCCATTTAAACCAATCTTTTTAGGACAAAAGCCAGCGGAGTTTCCCCGGGCCACCACTGCCCAAAAATGTATCCGCACCAACGATATTGAAAACGTGGGCCGCACCGCCCGTCACCATACTTTCTTCGAAATGTTGGGCAATTTCAGTTTTGGCGATTACTTTAAATCCCAGGCGATCGCCTGGGCCTGGGAATTATCCACCCAAGTATTTCAACTGCCCCCGGAACAGTTAGTGGTCAGTGTGTTTGAAGAAGATGACGAAGCCTTTGCCATTTGGCGGGATGAAATTGGTATTCCTGCCCACCGCATTCAACGTATGGGAGCGGATGACAACTTTTGGGTTTCTGGCCCCACTGGCCCCTGTGGCCCTTGCTCGGAAATTTACTATGATTTTCATCCGGAATTGGGGGATGAGAAACTAGATTTGGAAGATGATAGCCGATTTATCGAGTTTTATAACTTGGTATTCATGCAATACAACCGTGATAATACGGGCAATTTAACACCCCTGGAGAAGAAAAATATTGACACCGGCATGGGCCTAGAAAGAATGGCCCAGATTTTACAAAAAGTACCTAATAATTACGAGACAGATCTAATTTTTCCCATTATTCAAACAGCGGCGAGCATAGCTGGGATTGATTACGCCCAGGCCGATGAAAAAACGAAAATTTCCCTAAAAGTTATTGGGGATCATGTCCGTTCCGTTGTCCACATGATTGCTGACGGTATCGGTGCTTCCAATTTAGGACGGGGTTATGTGTTACGCCGTTTGATCCGCCGAGTTGTCCGCCATGGTCGTTTACTAGGTATTACCGGGGAATTCACTACTAAAGTTGCGGCCACTGCCATTGAACTAGCCCAGCCAGTTTATACCAATGTTTTGGAACGAAAAACCTTGATTGAACAGGAGTTACAGCGGGAAGAAGCGGCCTTTTTAAAAACCCTGGAACGGGGGGAAAAGTTACTGGCGGATTTAATGGCCGAAGGGGTCAAAGAAATTGCTGGAGTAGATGCGTTTACTTTATACGACACCTTTGGTTTTCCTTTGGAATTAACCCAGGAAATTGCTGAAGAACAGGGCATTACTGTGGACGTGGAGGGGTTTGAAATAGCCATGCAGGAACAACAGGAACGTTCCAAAGCGGCCCATGAGACCATTGATTTAACGGTGCAGGAAAGTTTGGATAAATTGGCTAACCATATCCATCCGACGGAATTTTTGGGCTACACCGATTTACAAAGTTCAGCGGTAGTTAAGGCAGTTTTAATTGCGGGGGAATTGGTAGAGCAAGCGCAAGCAGGGCAAACCGTCCAAATCGTTTTGGATCAAACTCCTTTCTATGGGGAATCCGGCGGTCAAATTGGCGATCAAGGTTTTCTCAACGGCGATAATTTGCTCATTCGCATTGAAGATGTGAAACGGGAATCGGGTATTTTTATTCACTTTGGTCGGGTAGAACGAGGTATAGTTCAAGTTGGCACAACCATCACCGCCACCATTGACCGGGCCTGCCGCCGTCGGGCCCAGGCAAACCACACCGCCACCCACCTACTACAATCGGCCTTGAAAAAAGTAGTGGATGAAAATATTTCCCAAGCCGGTTCTTTGGTGGATTTCAACCGTTTGCGTTTTGATTTCAACTCGCCCCGGGCCGTGACAACCGAAGAGTTAAAGCAAATTGAAGATTTAATTAATCAATGGATTGCCGAAGCCCATGGGACGGAAGTGGCCGTGATGCCCATTGCCGAGGCCAAAGCCAAAGGGGCGATCGCCATGTTTGGGGAAAAGTACGGTGCAGAAGTACGGGTGATTGATGTGCCGGGGGTTTCTTTAGAACTTTGTGGTGGCACCCATGTGGCCAATACAGCGGAAATTGGTTTATTCAAAATAGTGGCGGAAACGGGCATTGCTGCCGGGGTAAGGCGCATTGAAGCGGTGGCCGGGCCATCGGTGTTGGATTACCTCAATGTGCGGGAAGCGGTGGTCAAAGAGCTTGGCGATCGCCTCAAAGCGAAACCAGAGGAAATTCCTGATCGGGTCAGTAATCTGCAACAGGAATTGAAAGCAACCCAAAAAGAGTTGGAGGCCGTTAAGCAGGAATTGGCTCTGCGGAAATCCGATCAACTAATTGCCCAAGCACAAACCGTAGGGGCATTCAAACTGCTGGTGGCGGACTTGGGCAATATTGATCCAGAATCCTTGAAAACTGCGGCGGAACGACTACAACAAAAATTAGGGGAAAGTGCGGTGGTGCTGGCTTCCATTCCCGAAGAGGGTAAAGTCAGCCTAGTGGCGGCCTTCAGTCCCCAGTTGGTTAAGACTAAACAACTCAAAGCAGGGCAATTCATCGGCCAAATTGCCAAAATTGTTGGCGGTGGTGGCGGCGGTCGTCCCAACTTAGCCCAGGCCGGCGGAAAGGATGCCAGTAAGTTACCGGAAGCTTTAGCCACTGCTGAGCAAATGTTGTTATCAGCATTGCCCTAA
- a CDS encoding CPBP family intramembrane glutamic endopeptidase — MLGRKLGWQPWQAVTPAQKLPLVLSLYCVSPLPIWAVTQWEYQSLGDYGLHFSSAQLLSLAIAVVVAVLGLGLTLAVQGKIGLLQWHREKWWDLVKLSPLFLILALAIALVEELIFRGIFQNQLQQDLPAWVAAMVISAIFAVLHLLWERRLTAYQLPGLWLLGMVLVWARLVDGGNLALAWGLHGGWVFALAACDATGLITYPCSNGNIWVGKANQPLAGLAGIICLLLTALAIAFLPRLSPLWPGV, encoded by the coding sequence ATGCTGGGGCGTAAATTAGGTTGGCAACCTTGGCAGGCGGTCACTCCGGCTCAAAAATTGCCTTTAGTTCTGTCGCTCTACTGCGTTTCTCCCCTACCCATCTGGGCTGTGACCCAATGGGAGTATCAATCCCTGGGGGATTACGGTTTGCATTTCAGCTCTGCACAGTTGCTTTCCTTGGCGATCGCCGTAGTGGTGGCGGTGCTTGGTTTAGGTTTAACCTTGGCGGTGCAGGGCAAAATCGGTTTATTGCAATGGCATCGGGAAAAATGGTGGGATTTAGTCAAACTGTCCCCGCTTTTCCTCATACTGGCCCTGGCGATCGCCCTGGTGGAAGAGTTGATTTTTCGGGGTATTTTCCAAAATCAATTGCAACAGGATTTACCTGCGTGGGTAGCGGCAATGGTAATCAGCGCCATATTTGCGGTGCTCCACCTACTTTGGGAGCGGCGGTTAACAGCGTACCAACTGCCCGGTCTGTGGCTATTGGGGATGGTCCTGGTGTGGGCCCGTCTGGTGGATGGCGGCAATCTAGCCTTGGCCTGGGGACTCCATGGGGGTTGGGTATTTGCTCTGGCGGCCTGTGATGCCACTGGTTTAATCACTTATCCTTGCAGCAACGGCAATATTTGGGTGGGCAAAGCCAATCAGCCCCTGGCGGGTCTGGCCGGTATTATCTGTTTACTGCTCACCGCTTTGGCGATCGCCTTCCTGCCCCGGCTGTCCCCCCTTTGGCCTGGGGTTTGA
- a CDS encoding AbrB family transcriptional regulator, with protein MPNASTALTGKALLNKVKELSHLPRRETAKACGYYSTSKEGQVRVNLTDFYDAVLAAKGVPLDPSGTKDGRGREPTFRVSVHKNGQIVIGSTYTQEMGLKSGDEFEIKLGYKHIHLKQITDSDDEEEV; from the coding sequence ATGCCAAACGCCTCCACCGCACTAACCGGCAAAGCATTACTTAATAAAGTTAAAGAACTCTCCCATCTGCCCCGCCGAGAAACAGCCAAAGCCTGTGGTTACTACTCCACTTCCAAGGAGGGACAAGTGCGGGTAAATTTGACGGACTTCTATGACGCAGTTCTGGCGGCCAAAGGGGTTCCCCTCGATCCCTCTGGTACCAAAGATGGTCGAGGCCGCGAACCAACATTCCGGGTTAGTGTACACAAAAATGGACAGATTGTTATTGGCTCTACCTACACCCAAGAAATGGGTCTCAAGTCCGGGGATGAGTTCGAGATCAAACTTGGTTATAAGCATATTCACCTGAAGCAAATTACCGATAGCGACGACGAAGAGGAAGTGTAA
- a CDS encoding DUF3038 domain-containing protein — protein MVFAPLDSGSTPLQPFPTAPTRQQLRRMNLYLDQLLLALVALTDVDQITWTKILEKISASTPAGYPLGKHYPAPTLVPGQLDGEGIRLLTMAIAHLGGHYQELLRRSVSLIEQTKEQGKNPLQTVLLKEYAEKFTIAWQAYQNKQGEEGNLSSLVPTEERLLSLLTELFFFSSKDGARRLWSVLTAMAFPLP, from the coding sequence ATGGTTTTTGCCCCCCTTGATTCTGGCTCTACCCCCCTCCAACCCTTTCCCACTGCCCCTACCCGTCAACAGCTACGACGAATGAATCTCTACCTAGATCAACTCCTGTTGGCTTTAGTGGCCCTGACTGATGTAGATCAAATCACCTGGACAAAAATTCTGGAAAAAATTTCTGCTTCCACCCCCGCGGGCTATCCTTTGGGCAAACATTATCCGGCCCCCACCCTTGTCCCTGGACAGTTAGATGGGGAAGGCATTCGTCTTCTGACCATGGCGATCGCCCATTTGGGGGGGCATTACCAAGAACTTCTGCGGCGATCGGTCAGCTTGATTGAGCAAACCAAGGAACAAGGTAAAAATCCGTTGCAAACTGTACTGCTGAAGGAATACGCTGAGAAATTTACCATCGCTTGGCAGGCATATCAGAATAAACAAGGGGAAGAAGGGAATTTATCTTCCTTAGTGCCCACGGAAGAACGGCTTCTCTCCCTACTAACGGAATTATTTTTCTTTAGTAGTAAAGATGGAGCCCGACGACTCTGGAGCGTACTAACAGCCATGGCTTTTCCCCTCCCCTAG
- a CDS encoding PilZ domain-containing protein — MAAEFPSPDSEEVLTIAHLQGIQERRQEQRMLAFCQVFNMAGELVGVSFDLTRQGICVSVPNDWPQGSDFEVKLRRMDNEALPTITVKVNPMWRQSRNESFDEIGGKIIAVDSPEAFATFLQYCQQAGPSGLVERPNS; from the coding sequence ATGGCTGCAGAGTTCCCGTCCCCAGACTCCGAAGAAGTGCTAACCATTGCCCATTTACAGGGCATTCAGGAGCGACGCCAGGAACAAAGAATGTTGGCCTTTTGCCAGGTGTTTAATATGGCCGGGGAACTGGTGGGGGTATCCTTTGATCTAACTCGTCAGGGTATTTGTGTCAGTGTGCCCAACGACTGGCCCCAGGGCAGTGACTTTGAAGTCAAACTCCGGCGCATGGACAACGAAGCTTTGCCCACCATTACCGTCAAGGTCAACCCCATGTGGCGTCAGTCTCGCAACGAGAGTTTTGATGAAATTGGCGGCAAAATCATTGCGGTGGATTCCCCCGAAGCATTCGCCACTTTTCTACAATATTGCCAACAGGCGGGCCCCAGTGGTTTGGTGGAACGCCCCAATTCCTGA
- a CDS encoding NAD(P)H-binding protein, producing the protein MRVLVVGGTGTLGRQIVRQAIDQGHTVVCLVRSLRKATFLKEWGATIVGGNICKPETLPPALENIDAVIDASTARATDSLTIRQVDWEGKLNLIRAVQKAGIKKFIFFSILRAAEYPKVPLMDIKNCTEKFLAQTDLDYTVLQLAGFMQGLIGQYAIPILDNQSVWQTGENTPIAYMNTQDVAKFAVRAAELDSVARKTYPVVGSRAWGATEIIQLCERMSGNTARISQVPMAVLRFMRGLTRFFQWTYNASDRLAFAEVLASGKALTADMAPVYEEFGLDAKETTTLEAYLQEYFGRIIKKLKELDYEVNPAQTEGKKKKNNFFF; encoded by the coding sequence ATGCGAGTTTTGGTGGTAGGCGGCACAGGCACCCTGGGCAGGCAAATTGTTCGGCAGGCGATCGACCAAGGTCACACCGTTGTTTGCCTAGTCCGTAGCCTGAGAAAAGCAACCTTTCTCAAGGAGTGGGGGGCCACCATTGTGGGGGGAAATATCTGTAAGCCGGAAACTCTGCCCCCAGCCCTAGAAAATATTGATGCAGTCATTGACGCTTCCACCGCCAGGGCTACCGATTCCCTCACCATCCGTCAAGTGGACTGGGAAGGTAAGCTTAATTTAATTCGAGCAGTGCAAAAAGCCGGTATCAAAAAGTTCATCTTTTTCTCCATTTTGCGGGCAGCGGAATATCCCAAAGTGCCCCTGATGGATATCAAAAATTGTACGGAAAAATTTTTAGCCCAAACGGATTTGGATTACACCGTTCTGCAACTGGCGGGTTTCATGCAGGGTTTAATTGGCCAGTACGCCATCCCCATTTTGGATAACCAATCGGTCTGGCAAACCGGCGAGAATACTCCCATTGCCTATATGAACACCCAGGATGTGGCCAAATTCGCAGTGCGGGCGGCGGAATTGGACAGTGTGGCCCGTAAAACCTATCCAGTGGTGGGTAGTCGGGCTTGGGGGGCGACGGAAATTATTCAACTCTGTGAAAGAATGTCTGGCAACACGGCCCGCATTTCCCAAGTGCCCATGGCGGTGCTCAGATTTATGCGGGGCCTTACCCGCTTTTTCCAGTGGACCTATAACGCATCCGATCGCCTCGCCTTTGCGGAGGTGTTGGCCAGCGGTAAAGCGTTAACGGCGGATATGGCCCCGGTGTACGAAGAATTTGGCCTTGACGCCAAGGAAACCACCACCTTAGAAGCCTATTTGCAAGAGTATTTCGGGCGTATTATCAAAAAGCTCAAAGAACTGGATTATGAGGTTAATCCAGCCCAAACGGAGGGCAAAAAGAAGAAAAATAATTTCTTTTTCTAG
- a CDS encoding NAD(+) kinase, whose translation MPKVGIIFNDDKPTACSVAQELQEQLQSSGFTVAMETGSGGLLGYSQPDRPICHTRIEHLTPPHFDESMPFAIVLGGDGTVLSAFRQLAPLGIPLLTINTGHMGFLTEIYLNQLPTVIEQLIAGNYQVESRSMMTVRLMREETLLWEALSLNEMVLHREPLTSMCHFEIRVGHHASVDIAADGIIVSTPTGSTAYSLSAGGPVVTPDVPVFQLAPICPHSLASRALVFSDLEPVTIFPATPNRMVLVVDGNGGCYVLPEDQVHLSKSPYAAKFIRLQTPEFFRILREKLGWGLPHIAKPTSVELP comes from the coding sequence GTGCCAAAAGTCGGCATCATTTTCAACGACGATAAGCCCACCGCCTGTAGCGTTGCCCAAGAATTGCAGGAGCAACTGCAAAGCAGTGGGTTCACAGTGGCGATGGAAACTGGTTCTGGTGGCCTGCTGGGCTACTCCCAACCCGATCGTCCCATTTGCCATACCCGCATCGAGCATTTGACTCCGCCCCATTTTGACGAGTCCATGCCCTTTGCCATTGTCCTGGGGGGAGACGGCACTGTATTGTCGGCTTTCCGTCAGTTGGCCCCCCTAGGCATTCCCCTACTGACCATTAACACGGGTCACATGGGCTTTTTAACGGAAATTTATCTGAATCAACTGCCCACGGTGATCGAACAATTAATTGCTGGTAACTATCAGGTCGAAAGCCGTTCCATGATGACGGTGCGGTTGATGCGGGAAGAAACCCTATTGTGGGAAGCTCTTTCCTTGAATGAAATGGTGTTGCACCGGGAACCCCTCACCAGCATGTGCCATTTTGAAATTCGGGTGGGACACCATGCTTCCGTGGACATTGCCGCCGATGGCATCATTGTTTCCACCCCCACGGGTTCCACGGCCTATTCTCTCAGCGCTGGGGGCCCAGTGGTTACCCCCGATGTACCGGTATTTCAGTTAGCGCCCATTTGTCCCCATTCCCTCGCTTCCAGGGCTTTGGTTTTTTCCGATCTGGAACCGGTAACTATTTTCCCTGCTACTCCCAACCGCATGGTGTTGGTGGTGGATGGCAATGGTGGTTGTTATGTTCTACCAGAAGACCAGGTTCATTTGTCGAAATCACCCTATGCGGCCAAGTTTATCCGCCTGCAAACGCCGGAATTTTTCCGTATTCTGCGGGAGAAGTTAGGCTGGGGGTTGCCCCATATTGCTAAACCGACTTCGGTGGAGTTGCCATGA
- a CDS encoding extracellular solute-binding protein has protein sequence MNLPRYSRRHFLQSAAVVGLATGLGGCGSGQGSSREIQFLNRSLPPQLINQFQRQFPQAKKLNFKAIANLQSLFDNLQTWQNAQNSDTSKGLWRNRPGVNQTPAAQLVTGGDVWLERVIKGKLIQPFALDQLSQWPELSSRWQLLGQRNDQGLPDQNGKIWAIPYRWGPTMIIYRRQPFADLGWEPKDWSDLWRPDLKQHIALVDDPREAIGLTLKKLGYSYNVTNPGAINALPSALQELATQVKFYSNKYYLQALLNRDVWLAVGWSNEIIPLLRNQSELTAIIPSSGTSLWADLWTMPADAEAAEITYKWLNFSAQQSSLEQMATFSNALAVPYQNLEVSALSTNPLLAFSPELLERCEFLAPLDSATANQYKQLWQTMRGDLG, from the coding sequence ATGAATTTGCCCCGCTATTCCCGCCGCCATTTTCTGCAGTCCGCCGCCGTTGTCGGCCTTGCCACTGGTTTGGGGGGATGCGGATCTGGCCAGGGCAGTAGCAGAGAAATTCAGTTTTTAAACCGTTCCCTGCCCCCCCAGTTAATTAATCAATTTCAGCGACAGTTTCCCCAAGCTAAGAAATTGAATTTCAAGGCGATCGCCAACCTGCAGAGTTTATTTGACAATTTGCAAACCTGGCAAAATGCCCAAAATTCAGATACGTCCAAAGGACTGTGGCGTAACAGACCGGGGGTAAATCAGACCCCAGCAGCCCAGTTGGTCACGGGCGGAGATGTGTGGCTGGAACGGGTGATAAAAGGAAAACTCATCCAACCCTTTGCCCTTGATCAGTTGAGTCAATGGCCGGAATTATCATCACGGTGGCAATTGTTGGGGCAACGCAATGACCAAGGCTTACCTGATCAAAACGGCAAAATTTGGGCTATTCCCTACCGTTGGGGCCCCACCATGATTATTTATCGCCGCCAACCCTTTGCCGATCTGGGTTGGGAACCAAAGGATTGGTCCGATCTGTGGCGGCCAGACTTAAAGCAACACATTGCCCTGGTGGATGATCCCAGGGAGGCGATCGGTTTGACTCTGAAAAAGCTAGGCTATTCCTACAATGTCACCAATCCCGGAGCTATTAATGCCTTACCCTCCGCTTTGCAGGAATTAGCGACCCAGGTGAAGTTTTATAGCAACAAGTATTACCTCCAAGCTCTGCTCAACAGGGACGTGTGGCTGGCTGTGGGTTGGTCAAACGAAATTATTCCCCTGCTGAGAAATCAGTCGGAGTTAACTGCCATCATTCCCAGTTCTGGCACATCCCTTTGGGCTGACCTCTGGACCATGCCCGCCGATGCTGAAGCTGCTGAAATTACTTATAAATGGCTGAATTTCTCTGCCCAGCAATCCAGCCTAGAGCAAATGGCCACTTTCAGTAACGCCCTGGCAGTGCCCTATCAAAACCTGGAGGTTTCTGCCCTGAGCACTAACCCCTTATTAGCTTTTTCACCGGAGTTACTGGAGCGCTGTGAATTCCTCGCCCCCCTGGATAGTGCCACCGCCAACCAATACAAGCAACTCTGGCAAACCATGCGGGGAGACTTAGGATAG